CGGTGACACCGGCAACGTGCCCGTCACGATCACCAACCGCAGCGGCGCCGCGTGCACCCTGGACGGGCTGCCCGCCGTCGAGCTCTCCGCGGGCAACACCGTGACCGACGTCCCGACCGACAAGGCCGCCGGGACGAAGAAGACGGTCCTCGCGAAAGAGGCGGTCACCTCCTTCACCCTCACCTACGTCCGGGGCGAGAAGGGCGGCAGCACCAGCCTCGCCGTGCGGCAGGTGAAGATCCATCTGCCCGGGTCCGCCGAGACGCACAGCTTCAAGTGGTCGTACGGCGATGTCGCGCTGAAGAGCGACGGGCAGGCGCCGGACGCCTCGGTGAGCGGCTTCCAGCGCTCCGGCGACTGACGGGGTTCGGCGCGCGG
Above is a window of Streptomyces sp. DT2A-34 DNA encoding:
- a CDS encoding DUF4232 domain-containing protein, with protein sequence MRATPLTVAALAAALLLTACDDGGGGDDSKDSAAGSACADEVAVQFGPANAAPAAGDTGNVPVTITNRSGAACTLDGLPAVELSAGNTVTDVPTDKAAGTKKTVLAKEAVTSFTLTYVRGEKGGSTSLAVRQVKIHLPGSAETHSFKWSYGDVALKSDGQAPDASVSGFQRSGD